The Pocillopora verrucosa isolate sample1 chromosome 14, ASM3666991v2, whole genome shotgun sequence genome has a segment encoding these proteins:
- the LOC131769369 gene encoding uncharacterized protein: protein MQHPFQGINTAIFFLVRRHRFADEMVVSTYILATEGLTQGEIYALVNRIEAQLDAKHLLFCVEYNGSQMITVHQIRWMSQPFMQTPGAEAPLTVEFIGPVGELCEEHIRITMEYREITQNMLLPILSRRQNH from the exons ATGCAACATCCGTTCCAGGGAATCAATACAGCCATATTCTTCTTAGTAAGGCGACATCGTTTTGCAGATGAAATGGTGGTTTCAACGTACATCTTAGCCACCGAAGGATTAACTCAG GGAGAAATCTATGCCCTCGTCAACAGAATAGAGGCGCAATTGGACGCTAAGCACCTACTATTTTGTGTGGAATACAATGGCTCGCAA ATGATAACTGTGCATCAGATACGGTGGATGAGTCAGCCATTTATGCAGACGCCTGGGGCCGAAGCACCATTGACTGTAGAGTTTATTGGTCCCGTGGGTGAATTATGCGAAGAACACATAAGGATTACAATGGAATATAGGGAAATAACTCAAAACATGCTTCTCCCAATATTG TCTCGCCGACAAAACCATTAA